One segment of Erigeron canadensis isolate Cc75 chromosome 2, C_canadensis_v1, whole genome shotgun sequence DNA contains the following:
- the LOC122587408 gene encoding transcription factor AS1-like, with protein MKERQRWQPEEDALLRAYVSQYGPTQWNLISQRMSKPLDRDPKSCLERWKNYLKPGIKKGSLTPHEQSLVISLQAKYGNKWKKIASEVPGRTAKRLGKWWEVFKEKQLKKNNAAAASGGGGSVSNTLVPPPLAVASVVSGCCSSPEKAVQGTYDHILDTFAEKYVQPYLNPAMSNINSPILSLGSGSGSGHVPDPNVTLPGPVALPPWMNMNGAGGSTMTMTSSSSSKSTTPSPSVSLTLSPSEPVVLDPVHTDHPVHSRFFPVQQVGTLVHYCKEVEEAKQNWVQHKKEATWRLNRLEQQLEAEKNRKRKEKMDEIEAKIRSLREEETTSLMRMESEYREQLSALQRDAEGKEVKLMEAWSNKQMKLSKVVEQINGGLIQHQHMISGTNHNHHHGLS; from the coding sequence ATGAAGGAGCGTCAACGATGGCAGCCTGAAGAAGACGCCCTTCTCCGTGCTTACGTCAGCCAATACGGCCCAACCCAATGGAATCTCATCTCTCAACGCATGTCCAAACCCTTAGACCGTGATCCTAAATCCTGTCTCGAACGTTGGAAAAACTACTTAAAACCCGGTATCAAAAAGGGATCCTTGACCCCACATGAACAATCTCTAGTCATCTCTTTACAAGCTAAATACGGTAACAAGTGGAAAAAAATCGCTTCTGAAGTCCCCGGTCGAACCGCCAAACGTCTCGGCAAGTGGTGGGAggtttttaaagaaaaacagCTCAAAAAAAACAACGCCGCCGCCGCATCCGGTGGAGGTGGTTCGGTTTCAAACACATTAGTCCCGCCGCCGTTGGCTGTCGCATCTGTCGTCTCGGGTTGTTGTTCTTCTCCCGAAAAAGCGGTTCAAGGTACTTACGACCATATTCTAGATACTTTTGCTGAGAAATACGTTCAGCCGTATTTGAATCCCGCAATGTCTAACATCAATTCCCCGATTTTATCTCTTGGTTCCGGATCCGGTTCGGGTCATGTACCCGATCCGAATGTGACGTTGCCTGGACCAGTGGCGTTGCCACCATGGATGAATATGAATGGTGCTGGTGGAAGTACTATGACGATGACGTCATCGTCTTCTTCAAAGTCAACAACGCCATCTCCTTCTGTTAGTCTGACGTTATCTCCGTCTGAACCGGTGGTGTTGGACCCGGTTCATACTGACCATCCGGTTCATTCCCGGTTTTTCCCGGTTCAGCAAGTGGGAACTTTGGTTCATTATTGTAAAGAGGTTGAGGAAGCTAAGCAGAACTGGGTTCAGCATAAGAAAGAGGCAACGTGGCGGTTGAACCGGTTGGAGCAACAATTAGAGGCCGAGAAAAACCGAAAGAGGAAAGAAAAGATGGATGAAATTGAAGCGAAAATTCGGAGTTTAAGAGAGGAAGAAACGACGTCGTTAATGAGGATGGAAAGTGAGTATAGAGAACAATTGAGTGCTTTACAAAGAGATGCAGAAGGAAAAGAAGTGAAGTTGATGGAGGCTTGGAGTAATAAGCAAATGAAGTTGAGTAAAGTTGTTGAACAAATTAATGGTGGCTTAATTCAACATCAACACATGATTAGTGGAActaatcataatcatcatcatggGTTAAGTTAA